The Fusarium oxysporum Fo47 chromosome II, complete sequence genome includes a region encoding these proteins:
- a CDS encoding cytochrome P450 codes for MYIANYLSMPLLAGVFLIGIVLYALVNAFKSPLRGLPGPWYTHFTHLVLKWQILAGNRVHYIHSLHQRYGPVVRVSPGEVAASDLEAFSKIHKIGSGFLKSAWYDGITPNREPGIFVMRDPHQHAARRRLFARAFSVSSLLTNWESEIRQKTELAVNNIKRDAQSAGADVFKWWTLMATDVIAHLSFGESFRMLELGKQTPYIDAIQSALLMSGIRAELSWIYPLLQRLPFQGLKKLLNADNVVFDHGAIAVQNMQSAGDGFSKANLFSQMLAESDSQDKTNLSLLSVQQEAGNLIVAGSDTTAVTLTYLIWAVLKQPQLQAELEREISELSDELTFDELKSAPLLNSVIEETLRLYGAAPGALPRVVPGKGLDVCGHYIPPGTVVSTQAFTLHRNENIFDDAQRYNHPGLLGNCHADTAARFNGHRFMDKSTLTAAQKTALSPFGAGSRICIGLHLAWMELRLGAALFFRECRSATLSPEMTDEMMEMENRFLIAPKGHRCIVKL; via the exons ATGTATATCGCGAATTATCTCAGTATGCCATTGCTGGCCGGCGTCTTTCTCATCGGCATAGTCCTCTATGCCTTGGTCAACGCCTTCAAGTCTCCTCTCCGCGGCTTGCCTGGGCCTTGGTACACTCATTTCACTCACCTCGTCCTCAAATGGCAGATTCTCGCTGGCAACCGCGTTCATTACATACACTCATTGCACCAGCGCTACGGACCAGTCGTACGCGTTTCGCCAGGCGAGGTTGCTGCGAGCGACCTAGAAGCGTTTTCAAAAATCCACAAAATTGGTTCTGGCTTTCTCAAGTCGGCTTGGTACGATGGCATAACTCCCAACCGAGAACCAGGCATCTTTGTAATGAGAGACCCTCATCAGCACGCTGCTCGAAGACGGTTGTTTGCTCGTGCTTTCAGTGTCAGCTCGTTGTTAACCAATTGGGAGTCGGAAATCCGACAGAAGACTGAGCTTGCGGTAAACAACATAAAGCGAGACGCTCAAAGTGCTGGGGCAGATGTGTTCAAGTGGTGGACCCTTATGGCGACAGATGTGATCGCTCATCTTTCATTTGGAGAATCATTTCGAATGCTGGAGCTTGGCAAG CAAACGCCTTACATCGATGCGATCCAGTCGGCGCTTCTTATGAGCGGCATTCGTGCCGAACTCTCATGGATCTATCCACTTCTCCAGCGTCTACCTTTCCAAGGGTTGAAGAAGTTACTAAATGCTGACAACGTCGTCTTTGATCATGGCGCTATTGCTGTCCAGAATATGCAGAGCGCAGGGGACGGCTTTAGCAAGGCGAATTTGTTTAGTCAAATGCTTGCTGAATCCGATAGCCAGGATAAGACGAATCTCTCATTGTTAAGTGTACAGCAGGAAGCGGGAaatctcatcgtcgctggATCGGACACGACGGCTGTGACTTTGACGTATCTCATCTGGGCCGTTCTCAAGCAACCCCAGCTTCAAGCTGAATTGGAGCGTGAGATATCAGAACTCAGTGATGAGCTAACCTTTGACGAGCTCAAGAGTGCTCCGCTTCTTAACAGTGTCATTGAGGAGACACTCCGTCTGTATGGTGCAGCTCCTGGTGCTCTTCCACGTGTCGTGCCTGGAAAAGGCCTTGACGTGTGCGGTCATTACATCCCTCCCGGTACTGTTGTCAGCACTCAAGCGTTCACATTGCACCGCAACGAAAACATCTTTGATGATGCACAGAGGTATAATCATCCTGGCTTACTTGGAAATTGCCACGCTGACACAGCAGCAAGGTTCAATGGTCATCGCTTCATGGACAAGTCTACACTGACAGCGGCACAAAAGACTGCCTTGTCTCCATTTGGCGCTGGGTCACGAATTTGCATCGGTCTACACTTGGCTTGGATGGAGTTGAGACTTGGTGCTGCGCTATTCTTCCGTGAATGCCGTAGCGCCACACTAAGCCCTGAGATGACTGATGaaatgatggagatggagaataGGTTCTTGATTGCACCGAAAGGGCACAGGTGCATTGTCAAGTTGTGA